From the Acidimicrobiales bacterium genome, the window GGCATCAACGCCGGCGACACCGACGCCCTCGGCATCGACGCCGTCGCCCCCCAGCTGGCGGCGGCCGCTCGCCACGACGCCAGCGTGGTGAAGGGCGCCCGCCACCTCACCTCGCAGGCGCCGCCGCAGCCGGGCGCGCCGGTGTTCCTCACCCTGCCCGAGGGCCTCGGCGCCCTCATCGACGCTCTGACCGACCGGCTGACCGTCGCCGGCGTGGAGCTGCGGACGAACACCGAGGTGGCCGAGCTCACCCATGCCGACGGGCACTGGTCGCTCACCACCAGCGCCGGCGAACAGACGGCCGACGCCGTGGTGCTGGCCGTCCCCGCCTTCGCCGCCGCCCCGCTCCTGGAACCCCACGCTCCGTCGGTGGCGTCCACCATGGCGGGCATCGAGCACGCCTCGGTCGCCCTCGTCGCTCTCGCCTACGCCGACCGGTCGGTGCCCGGACCGCTCGACGGCAGCGGGTTCCTGGTCCCCCGCGTCGATGGGCGTCTGATGACGGCGTGCTCGTGGGCCTCGAGCAAGTGGGCCCACCTCGGCCGGCCGGGCCAGGTGCTGCTGCGGGTGTCGGCCGGGCGGGCCGGCGACGAGCGGGCCATGGCCATGGACGACGACGCCCTCGTCGCCCGCCTCCGGGTCGAGCTGGAGGCTGCCATGGGGATCCGCGATGAGCCGATCGAGGTGCGGGTCACCCGCTGGCACCGCGCCTTCCCCCAGTACGGCCCGGGCCACCTCACCCGCATGGCCGACGCCCGGGCCCGGCTGGCCGCCGAGCTGCCGACCCTGGCCCTCGCCGGGGCCGCCCTGGGCGGCGTCGGCCTCCCGGCGTGCATCGGCACCGGCCGAATCGCCGCACAGACCGTCGCCGACGCGGTGACCGCCTCGTCCTGACCTGTGGGGCGGGGCTTCATGCCGCCGCGCACCTGCACTTGAGGCGATCGAGACACTGCACAGCAGGGGCGCAATCGGGCGTCAGCCGGTGGGGCGGGCCTCGACGACCTCGATCTGGGCGATCTCGTCCTCGGCGACGGTGTGGGGGTCGTCGGAGAGGACGGTGGTGCCGGCCGAGGCGTCGGTCATGAGCGGCAGGGCGCGCTCGACCGGGAGGGTGGGCGCACCGGCCCGACGACCGTCGAGGTGGTCGCCGGTGGCAAGGACCTGCAGCCCCTTGAGCGGGGACAGCGTCTCGATGGGAAAGTCAGAGCCAGCGATCACCCGCACCCCGGCGTCGAGGAGGGTGTCCCAGCGGTAGGCATCCTCCCAGCGGTCGCCGAGGGCGGCCCGGGCCGTCTCGGCGTCGGACACGGCAAAGCCGGGTTGGATGCACGCCACCACGCCGAGGGTGGCCATGCGCTCGACCAGCTCGGGGTTGAGCACCTGGGCGTGCTCGATCCGAGGGGCGGCCTCGGGGCAGTCGCTGCCGTAGACCTTCTCGTATGCGTCGAGGCAGGCCTCGATGGCACGGTCGCCGATGGCGTGGGTGGCGAGGGTCCAGCCCGCCTCGGCGAAGGGGTCAGCGCGGCTGGCCAGGGTGTCGGCGTCGAGGAACAGCACACCGGCGTCGTCCTCGTCGTCGAAGGGACGGCAGAGGGCGCACGTCCGTGGACCGACCCACCCGTCGGCGTAGAACTTCACGCCCACCACCTCGAGCCACGGGTCGCCGGTGCGGGCCATGCGACCCACGTCGGCGATGCCGCTGGCGACGAAGAGGCGCAGCCGCACGGGGAGCGGCCCCCGCTGGCGCAGGGCGAGGAGCGCTTCCAAGTAGGCCCAGTCGGTCATGCCCGCCTCGGTGACCTGGACCAGGCCGTGGGACGCGGCCCGGGCCAGGCCCCGCTCGAGCTGTCCCCGGAGGTGGTCATCGACGGTGAGCGGCGGGTCGGGCTCGTCCATGGGCGTCGACCACCGCCCCGCCACCGACCGGTGGTAGTCGGCCACGGCGGCGGCGTCGCCCGGGTCGCACCATGGCGGCTCCACGCCGGCCGCCACCCGCAACACGTGGGTGTGGTGGTCGACGAAGCCAGGTCCCTCCCAGGTCATCGCCGCACGCTACCGGCGGCGACCGACCTCGCCCCGGGCCGTCCCACCACGTCTGGGCGGTGATGGTGGCTGCTGGCGCAGGGGCGCAGGCCCCCGGCCCTACTCCTCGACAAGCTCGATCAGGGTGCCGAAGCTGGCCTTCGGGTGCACGAAGGCCACGGTGGTGCCGCGCGAGCCCGGCCGTGGCACCTGGTCGATGACCTTGCCACCCGAGTCCTTGACCGCCTGGAGGGCCGCCGCGCAGTCGCGGACGCGGTAGCCGATGTGGTGCATGCCCTCGCCCTTCTTCTCCAGGTACTTCGCCACCGGTGAGTCATCCCGGGTGGGGGTGAGGAGCTGCACGTAGGACTCGGCGACCCGCAGGAGGGCCTCCTCGACGCCGTCGCTCTCGACCACCTCGCGATGCTCGACGACGGCGCCGAAGACATCGCGGTACCAGTCGACGGCGGCGGCCAGGTCGTGCACCGCGATCGCCACGTGGTCGATCTCGGTGAGCAGGGTGGCGTCCTGGCTGGCGACCACCTGGTCGTTGACGGGGTCGGAGGGTTGCTTCGCCGCGAAGGTCATGGCGCCAGCCTAGGAGTGCCGCTTGAACAGCGTGATCTTGTCCTCGCCGACCTTCTCGCGGAACTCCGGGTCGTCGATGCCGAGGCCCTCCTCGGGCGCCAGGCACAGCACGCCGAGCTTGCCCTCGTGGAGGTTGTGGTGGATCTGGTAGGACGCCTCGCCGACATCCTCCAGGGCGTAGGTGGCCGACAGCAGCGGCTGGATCATGCCCTTGGCCAGCAGGCGGTTGGCCTCCCACGACTCCTTGTAGTTGGCGAAGTGGCTGGACTTGATCTGCTTCAGCTTCATCCAGAGGTGGCGGTTGTCGTACTCGATCATGTAGCCGGAGGTGGCGGCGCAGGTCATGACCGTGCCGCCTCTCTTGGCGATGAACACCGAGGCGCCCATGGTCTGGCGGCCGGGGTGCTCGAAGACGATGTCGGGGTCCTCGCCCACGAGGCCGCGCACGTCCTTGCCGAGCCGGCGCCACTCGGACTCGTCCTGGGTGTTGGGATCGGACCAGAACCGGTAGCCCTTCTCCTTGCGGTCGAGGACCGCCTCCACGCCCAGCTCGTTGAGCAGCGCCACCTTCTCGGGCGAGGACACCACGCAGACGGGGATCCCGCCGCCGTTGAGCACGTACTGGGTGGCGTAGCCGCCGATGCCGCCGGTGGCGCCCCAGATGAACACGACGTCGCCCTGCTTCATGCCGGCGCCGTTGCGGCTGACGAGCATGCGGTACGAGGTGGAGTTGCACAGCCCGTTGACCGCCGCCTCCTCCCAGGTGAGGTGGGCGGGCTTGGGCATGAGCTGGTTGGCCTTGACCACGCTCAGGTCGGCCAGGCCGCCGAAGTTGGTCTCGAAGCCCCAGATGCGCTGGTTGGCGCCGAGCATCGAGTCGTCGTGTGCCGAGGGGTCCTGGTCGTCGACGTGGTTGCAGTGGACGGTGACCCGGTCACCGGGCTTCCAGCTCCGCACGGCGTCGCCCACCCGCAGCACCACGCCCGAGGCGTCGGAGCCGACGATGTGGTACGGCAGGTCGTGGCGGGCACCGTAGGCGGACTCCTTGCCCAGGCGCTTCAGGAACCCGAAGGTGGGCAGGGGCTCGAAGATCGAGGTCCAGACGGTGTTGAAGTTGATCGAGCTGGCCATGACCGCCAGCACGACCTCGTCGGGCGCCAGCTCGGGGAGCGGCACGTCCTCCACGTGGAGCGCCTTGCGGGGGTCCTTGTCGTTCGACTCCACCCCCTCGAACATGTCGACCTCGTCGGCGTGGACGGTCGCGGCCCGGAAGGACTCGGGGAGGGCGATGTTGGCGAGGTCGTCGCCGGACGCACCGGCCTGGATGGCGTCGAGGATCTCCTGCATGACCCGCAACCTACCCCCGAGGGCCCCCGGTCTGGAACGTGGCGGACGACGCTTTGGCCGCGACGCCCGCCGCCTTCCTAGACTGGCCTGCACTCGATCCACCACCTGGGGGAGGACCTCATGCCCGGTTCCGTCATCGTCGCAGGGGCCCGCACGCCCATCGGCAAGCTGTCAGGGGCCCTCGCCGGCTTCTCCGGCACCGACCTCGGTGGTCTGGCCATCAAGGCCGCGCTCGAGCGGGCGGGCGTGGCGCCCGATCAGGTCGACTACGTCTTCATGGGCCAGGTGCTCCAGGCCGGCGCCGGCCAGATCACCGCCCGTCAGGCGGCGGTCAGCGGCGGCATCCCGATGTCGGTGCCCGCGACCACGATCAACAAGGTCTGCTTGTCGGGCCTGAACTCGATCTACCTGGCCGACCAGCTCATCGCCAACGGCGACGCCGACATCGTGGTGGCCGGTGGCATGGAGTCGATGACCAGCTCCCCCTACCTGCTCCCCGGTGCACGCGCCGGCTACCGGGCGGGCGACAAGACGGTCGTCGACTCGATGATGTACGACGGCTTGTTCTGCGCCTTCGACGTGTGCGCCATGGGCGCCGGCACCGAGAAGTACACCAAGGCCGCCGGCACCATCTCCCGCGAGGACCAGGACGCCTTCGCCGCCACCTCCCACGAGCGGGCCGCCTCTGCCATGAAGGAGGGCCGCTTCAGCGA encodes:
- the hemG gene encoding protoporphyrinogen oxidase; this encodes MRVAVVGGGIAGLAAAHELADRSDVEVVVLEAGDHMGGKVATAPFAGVDLDLAPDAFLARRPEAVQLCRELGLEDRLVAPASGSAWVWTRGRLRRLPTGLLLGVPTDVRSLLRSGVLSPLGALRASLEPLLPGSPLGSDATIGSVMRRRLGHEAHERLIDPLLGGINAGDTDALGIDAVAPQLAAAARHDASVVKGARHLTSQAPPQPGAPVFLTLPEGLGALIDALTDRLTVAGVELRTNTEVAELTHADGHWSLTTSAGEQTADAVVLAVPAFAAAPLLEPHAPSVASTMAGIEHASVALVALAYADRSVPGPLDGSGFLVPRVDGRLMTACSWASSKWAHLGRPGQVLLRVSAGRAGDERAMAMDDDALVARLRVELEAAMGIRDEPIEVRVTRWHRAFPQYGPGHLTRMADARARLAAELPTLALAGAALGGVGLPACIGTGRIAAQTVADAVTASS
- the mce gene encoding methylmalonyl-CoA epimerase codes for the protein MTFAAKQPSDPVNDQVVASQDATLLTEIDHVAIAVHDLAAAVDWYRDVFGAVVEHREVVESDGVEEALLRVAESYVQLLTPTRDDSPVAKYLEKKGEGMHHIGYRVRDCAAALQAVKDSGGKVIDQVPRPGSRGTTVAFVHPKASFGTLIELVEE
- a CDS encoding acetyl-CoA C-acetyltransferase, whose amino-acid sequence is MPGSVIVAGARTPIGKLSGALAGFSGTDLGGLAIKAALERAGVAPDQVDYVFMGQVLQAGAGQITARQAAVSGGIPMSVPATTINKVCLSGLNSIYLADQLIANGDADIVVAGGMESMTSSPYLLPGARAGYRAGDKTVVDSMMYDGLFCAFDVCAMGAGTEKYTKAAGTISREDQDAFAATSHERAASAMKEGRFSDEIVAVEVPQRKGDPVLVEEDEGVRPGTTAETLAKLRPAFDPDGTISAGNASQISDGGGAVVVMSKTKADELGVTPLGEILGYGQVAGPDASLLTQPSRAINKALGKAGMSVGDVDLFELNEAFAAVGLASMADLGITDEITNVNGGAIALGHPIGMSGTRLALTILHELKRRGGGTGAAALCGGGGQGDALLLKTL
- the ccrA gene encoding crotonyl-CoA carboxylase/reductase — translated: MQEILDAIQAGASGDDLANIALPESFRAATVHADEVDMFEGVESNDKDPRKALHVEDVPLPELAPDEVVLAVMASSINFNTVWTSIFEPLPTFGFLKRLGKESAYGARHDLPYHIVGSDASGVVLRVGDAVRSWKPGDRVTVHCNHVDDQDPSAHDDSMLGANQRIWGFETNFGGLADLSVVKANQLMPKPAHLTWEEAAVNGLCNSTSYRMLVSRNGAGMKQGDVVFIWGATGGIGGYATQYVLNGGGIPVCVVSSPEKVALLNELGVEAVLDRKEKGYRFWSDPNTQDESEWRRLGKDVRGLVGEDPDIVFEHPGRQTMGASVFIAKRGGTVMTCAATSGYMIEYDNRHLWMKLKQIKSSHFANYKESWEANRLLAKGMIQPLLSATYALEDVGEASYQIHHNLHEGKLGVLCLAPEEGLGIDDPEFREKVGEDKITLFKRHS
- a CDS encoding amidohydrolase family protein — protein: MTWEGPGFVDHHTHVLRVAAGVEPPWCDPGDAAAVADYHRSVAGRWSTPMDEPDPPLTVDDHLRGQLERGLARAASHGLVQVTEAGMTDWAYLEALLALRQRGPLPVRLRLFVASGIADVGRMARTGDPWLEVVGVKFYADGWVGPRTCALCRPFDDEDDAGVLFLDADTLASRADPFAEAGWTLATHAIGDRAIEACLDAYEKVYGSDCPEAAPRIEHAQVLNPELVERMATLGVVACIQPGFAVSDAETARAALGDRWEDAYRWDTLLDAGVRVIAGSDFPIETLSPLKGLQVLATGDHLDGRRAGAPTLPVERALPLMTDASAGTTVLSDDPHTVAEDEIAQIEVVEARPTG